The genomic stretch gtacaatgaaacattAGGGcaggtttcccaaccttttttatgccctggggccttaccattaaccaaggggtccatggaccccaggttgggaaaccctacATTAAGGACACTTGGAGACTATTAGATAGGCACTTGGGTGAAAGAATAGTGGGGAGAAAAGTGTTAGTTGGATTGTAGAGCATGTTAACAGCTcagtacaatattgtgggctgaagggactctACTGTGCCTCCCTGTTCAGTGTTCTGATACTTTTAACTCTATTTATATTATGTGGGAGAGTTGGAAAACTTAGGAACAACTCAGTTCGACTTCATTGTCTTCTCCTGCTTGTGTCTTGTAGCCTGGTGAGTGAACTCGTTTACACGGCGAGGAAGATGATGGCCGACGAAGCGATGCGCTGTGGACTGGTGAGGTAAGCGCTCTGTTTGAATGTTcatgcctgaccccgtgagatcTGTCAGCGCGCCGCCATCCTTCTGGTGAGTGACTGGACCGAGGCTGCTGATTCCCTCCTCAGCGATGCGACTGATCCCCCTCCGTTGTTTTGGCAAAGTGAGTAGGGTTCTACCTGAGCTCCGATGGCCCTAGACTTGCCCTGATTATTTGCTCTTTGTCACGTTTTTTTTTTGGGGATCCTGCTGTGTATCAGCCGGGCGTTGAACCTCCTGCTATCAACGATAGCCACACAAGCACGTGATTGACAGGAAAGTGCCTCCAAGTCCAGTAGTCCTACATTGCTCAAGCCACATCTGGCTCTTTGTGGAGTATGCAGaacagtctctgtctcagtcCTACTTCGGTCAGACCCTCACCTATTTCTATTGACCTGCTGCTCCCTATAgaatgccggaaatccagagtaatgcacacacacacacacacacacacacacacacagacacacacacacacacgcgcacacacacacgcacacacacgcacacacacgcactcgcacacacacacacacacgcacacacacgcacacacactcacacacacacgcacacacacgcacacacacacactctctcacacacacacacacacacacacacacactcacacacacacacacactcacacacacacacacacacacacacacacacacacacacgcacacacacacaacgctgaaggagctcagcaggtcaggcagcatccatggaaatgaataagcagtcgatgtttcgggcccctTCTCAGGAAAGAAAGCGGGAATaaaaagaggtgggggaaggagaaggaaggtgataggttaaccaggtgggagggaaaggtgtagtagtgtaggcctccattaggcTTGATACACCATGGATTTgctccttggaaagtttccagtgcGCAAACCTGGGCTTCATGGAAGACCAGCagtcccctctccacaccatcgatattgtccaaaggaagggcattaggacccatacagcttggcactggtgccGTCGCAGaaaaatgtgtggttaagtgccttgctcaaggacacacacacagccacagccaaggctcgaactagcgaccttcagatcactagaccaacgcccttaaccacttggccatgtgccaacacagggctggagaataaggaatcagataggagagggccATTGGAGAAataggaggaagggacccaggggaGACAATAGGCTGGATATCGAAGCTGACAACTCTGGTTCCAACCCGCCCCCATCACCTAGTATAAGAATGGACAGTGGAGGATTGGGCCTAGGCTGTTGGATCTGCCCTGCACAGCCAGGCCAAACGTCACCAACTTAACTTTTCTCTTCTTGTCCAAAGCCGAGTCTTCCAGGACAAGGAAAACATGTTGGATGGTGCCTTTGACTTGGCTTCCGAGATCGCCAGCAAGAGCCCGTTGGCAGTGCAGGGAACGAAGCTGAACATGATCTACTCCCGGGATCACTCAGTCAAGGAGGGCCTGGATTACATTGTGAGTACCAGTACATGGTTAACGA from Hypanus sabinus isolate sHypSab1 unplaced genomic scaffold, sHypSab1.hap1 scaffold_2792, whole genome shotgun sequence encodes the following:
- the LOC132388226 gene encoding delta(3,5)-Delta(2,4)-dienoyl-CoA isomerase, mitochondrial-like; amino-acid sequence: MAADVGTLQRLPKVIGNASLVSELVYTARKMMADEAMRCGLVSRVFQDKENMLDGAFDLASEIASKSPLAVQGTKLNMIYSRDHSVKEGLDYIATWNMSMLQTEDLVKSAQAAMEKKSPRDITYSKL